The Drosophila mauritiana strain mau12 chromosome 2R, ASM438214v1, whole genome shotgun sequence genome has a segment encoding these proteins:
- the LOC117138093 gene encoding putative homeodomain transcription factor translates to MKLDEIVAWYQKRIGTYDKQEWEKTVEQRILDGFNNVNLKNTKLKTELIDVDLVRGSTFPKAKPKQSLLTVIRLAILRYVLLPLYAQWWVKQTTPNAFGFILVLYLTQLTNWAIYVLHSSRIVPLVYEKPPNGTLLEAEADGDVSDKDADKESEEHAALLSALLIPCALSLLISLIHSQIVATNTASGVSGGSSKNKLRRISASCLSDKAATRENRVRRRKKFVRVRQVEADLSQASSNISLPRRIATSAIEVLPRPVTPLPSPSVTCATVPEPTTPATPSPSVIKRSSNEETYLTTTAISPLSQPLAATDTCYDLSRKAGGAAPESPKKRNVNWHTPIQIYATYELGDEPCSSRKVAAESAVSVGESVCSVKPAYQTRRNIGEDDGFESLNGKSSSGEDNNHSPLPNAVAVAAPPVPVQTNQLRLRLNTANAVTVSASPTEKKPQSRGNESSTSCAESDECDDADIMSSPASGCNQECTTSATDWLGVTTNSEDCSYTSDLDHSDGGLKHTACSDEDPGELDITPTTILNPHSSLDRISCTIWDQRDAKKAQLSVLEIASCIIERVDSMGETNDYIYIGVVFSFMLTLIPIFCRLCEVTLGSDAEKASEISYFNMPQLLWEKSSASFFTLLGFAFGDTQWERTVLALGFVQRLCLTLILFIIFAVAERTFKQRFLYAKLFSHLTSSRRARKSNLPHFRLNKVRNIKTWLSVRSYLKKRGPQRSVDIIVSAAFIVTLLLLAFLSVEWLKDSVHLHTHLTLEALIWSITIGIFLLRFMTLGQKIQHKYRSVSVLITEQINLYLQIEQKPKKKEELMVSNSVLKLAADLLKELETPFKISGLSANPYLFTTIKVVILSALSGVLSEVLGFKLKLHKIKIK, encoded by the exons ATGAAATTGGATGAAATAGTTGCATG GTACCAGAAGAGAATCGGCACCTATGACAAGCAAGAATGGGAAAAGACCGTCGAGCAGAGGATCTTGGACGGCTTCAATAATGTCAATTTAAAAAACACTAAGCTGAAGACGGAGCTAATCGATGTGGACTTGGTGCGAG GTTCCACGTTCCCTAAGGCCAAGCCCAAGCAGTCGCTACTCACCGTGATACGTCTGGCCATTCTGCGCTATGTCCTGCTGCCCCTCTATGCCCAGTGGTGGGTCAAGCAGACCACGCCAAACGCCTTCGGCTTCATCCTTGTCCTCTACCTCACACAGTTAACCAACTGGGCTATTTACGTGCTTCACAGCAGTCGCATAGTGCCCCTTGTCTATGAAAAACCGCCAAATGGAACCCTGCTTGAGGCAGAggcagatggagatgtctcCGATAAGGATGCAGATAAGGAGTCCGAGGAACATGCCGCCCTCCTCAGCGCCCTGCTTATTCCGTGTGCCCTAAGCCTGCTGATCAGTCTAATCCACTCACAGATTGTAGCCACTAACACCGCCTCGGGCGTCTCTGGCGGGAGTAGCAAGAACAAGCTGCGTCGAATATCGGCAAGCTGCTTAAGTGACAAAGCCGCAACCAGGGAGAACCGGGTGCGACGCCGCAAGAAGTTTGTGCG AGTTCGACAAGTGGAGGCTGACTTGTCCCAGGCCAGCAGTAACATTTCACTCCCAAGAAGAATCGCAACCAGCGCCATCGAAGTGCTTCCCAGACCGGTCACGCCCTTGCCTTCACCAAGCGTTACCTGTGCCACGGTGCCAGAACCCACCACGCCTGCTACACCTTCGCCCTCTGTTATAAAGCGGAGCAGCAACGAGGAGACCTATTTGACAACGACTGCAATCAGCCCACTATCGCAACCGCTGGCAGCCACAGACACATGCTACGATCTCAGCAGAAAGGCAGGGGGAGCTGCTCCCGAAAGCCCCAAAAAACGCAACGTCAACTGGCACACGCCTATTCAGATCTACGCAACCTACGAGCTGGGCGACGAGCCTTGCTCGAGCAGAAAAGTTGCAGCAGAAAGTGCCGTGTCGGTCGGAGAAAGTGTGTGTTCCGTCAAGCCAGCCTACCAGACGCGCCGAAACATCGGGGAGGACGATGGCTTCGAGAGTCTGAATGGAAAGAGCTCTAGTGGAGAGGACAACAACCATTCGCCTTTGCCAAACGCGGTGGCTGTTGCGGCTCCACCAGTTCCTGTTCAGACCAATCAGTTGCGTCTGCGATTAAACACAGCAAACGCCGTGACTGTTAGTGCTTCTCCAACCGAGAAGAAACCCCAGTCGCGCGGCAATGAATCCTCAACGAGTTGCGCGGAATCGGATGAGTGCGATGATGCCGACATTATGTCCAGTCCCGCCTCGGGCTGCAACCAAGAGTGCACAACTTCTGCCACCGACTGGCTGGGGGTGACGACAAATAGCGAAGACTGCAGTTACACCTCTGATCTGGATCACTCTGACGGGGGCTTGAAGCACACAGCCTGTAGCGACGAAGATCCTGGAGAGCTGGATATCACCCCTACCACTATACTAAATCCACATAGCAGCCTGGACCGTA TTAGCTGCACCATTTGGGATCAGCGAGATGCCAAAAAGGCGCAGCTATCCGTGCTGGAGATAGCGTCTTGCATAATCGAACGCGTGGACTCAATGGGCGAGACCAACGACTACATCTACATAGGCGTGGTCTTCTCATTCATGCTCACATTGATTCCCATCTTCTGCCGTCTCTGCGAG GTCACACTCGGGAGCGATGCAGAGAAGGCCAGTGAGATTAGCTACTTCAACATGCCGCAGCTGCTGTGGGAGAAGTCATCGGCATCGTTCTTCACCCTTCTGGGCTTTGCATTCGGCGACACCCAGTGGGAGCGCACGGTATTGGCTCTGGGCTTTGTCCAACGCCTTTGCCTGACCCTCATACTGTTCATTATATTCGCCGTTGCAGAGCGCACCTTCAAGCAACGCTTTCTTTACGCCAAACTCTTCTCCCACCTCACTTCGTCACGTAGGGCTCGAAAGTCAAATCTTCCCCACTTCCGTTTGAACAAGGTGCGTAACATCAAGACCTGGCTGAGCGTGAGGTCGTATTTGAAG AAACGCGGACCCCAGCGATCGGTGGATATCATCGTTTCCGCCGCATTCATAGTAACCCTCCTGTTGCTGGCCTTCCTCAGCGTCGAGTGGCTGAAGGATTCGGTTCATCTGCACACACACCTTACCTTGGAGGCCCTAATCTGGTCCATAACGATCGGGATCTTTCTGCTGCGCTTCATGACCCTAGGTCAGAAGATACAGCACAAGTACCGCAGTGTGTCGGTGCTGATTACGGAGCAAATTAACTTGTATCTGCAGATCGAGCAGAAGCCGAAGAAAAAGGAGGAGCTGATGGTGTCGAACAGCGTGCTCAAGCTGGCCGCCGATCTGCTAAAGGAACTCGAAACGCCATTCAAGATCTCTGGCCTCAGTGCCAATCCATATCTATTCACAACCATCAAGGTGGTCATCCTGTCGGCCCTATCGGGCGTGCTTAGCGAAGTTTTGGGCTTCAAGCTGAAGCTGCATAAAATCAAGATCAAGTAA
- the LOC117138094 gene encoding probable methylcrotonoyl-CoA carboxylase beta chain, mitochondrial has product MIRLNGLFRSSSRVLCSQVRLLHVGDANVLPSEVDKQSAEYKENASEMARLVRDLRNFTSQVLKGGGQKAIERHTSRGKLLARERINLLLDKGSPFLELSALAGHELYGEEVVNSGGIVTGVGRVCGTECLVVANDATVKGGSYYPITVKKHLRAQEIAQENRLPCIYLVDSGGANLPRQAEVFPDKLHFGRIFYNQANMSAQGIPQIAVVMGSCTAGGAYVPAMADESIIVKKQGTIFLAGPPLVKAATGEEVSAEDLGGADLHCKTSGVTDHYAVDDEHALYLARQIVSNLNLPATNSYNDQLMHSSQVNFQSATPPSAVEEPRYDARELYGIVGPNLTKSFDVREVIARIVDGSRFTEFKKLYGETLVCGFAKLYGHTVGIVGNNGVLFSESALKGAHFIQLCAQRKIPLVFLQNITGFMVGRDAEANGIAKNGAKMVTAVACANVPKLTVIIGGSYGAGNYGMCGRAYSPRFLYMWPNSRISVMGGTQAANVMAQITEDQRKRAGKEFSEEEAQKLKAPIVEMFEAEGSPFYSTARLWDDGIIDPANTRQILGLSLKAALNNVGQETKFGVFRM; this is encoded by the exons ATGATCCGGCTTAATGGGCTGTTCAGGAGCTCCTCGAGGGTGCTGTGCAGCCAGGTGCGACTGCTCCACGTAGGAGACGCCAATGTTCTGCCTAGCGAGGTAGACAAGCAGTCCGCCGAGTACAAG GAAAATGCCAGCGAGATGGCCAGGTTGGTTAGAGATCTGCGGAACTTCACCAGCCAGGTGCTCAAGGGCGGCGGACAAAAGGCCATCGAGCGACACACCTCGCGAGGAAAACTCTTGGCCAGGGAGCGCATCAACCTGCTCCTGGATAAAGGATCGCCTTTCCTAGAACTCAGTGCTTTGGCCGGTCACGAGTTATATGGCGAAGAGGTGGTCAACTCCGGGGGAATCGTCACCGGAGTGGGACGCGTTTGCGG AACTGAGTGTTTGGTGGTGGCCAACGATGCCACTGTGAAGGGTGGAAGCTACTATCCCATTACCGTTAAGAAGCATTTGCGCGCTCAGGAGATTGCCCAAGAAAACCGCTTGCCCTGCATTTACCTTGTGGACTCGGGTGGCGCCAACCTACCGCGACAGGCGGAAGTCTTTCCAGACAAACTGCACTTCGGACGCATCTTCTACAACCAGGCAAATATGTCGGCCCAGGGAATTCCTCAGATCGCCGTAGTTATGGGCAGCTGCACGGCCGGAGGAGCTTACGTACCGGCAATGGCCGATGAGAGCATCATTGTTAAGAAGCAGGGAACCATCTTTCTTGCTGGGCCACCACTGGTGAAGGCGGCCACTGGAGAGGAAGTGTCCGCAGAAGATCTGGGCGGAGCTGACTTGCACTGCAAGACTTCTGGAGTCACCGATCACTATGCCGTGGACGACGAACACGCCTTGTATCTGGCCCGCCAGATTGTGAGCAACTTGAACCTGCCAGCCACGAATTCGTACAACGATCAGCTGATGCACTCAAGTCAAGTCAATTTCCAGAGTGCTACTCCTCCGTCTGCCGTAGAAGAACCGCGCTACGACGCACGAGAGCTGTACGGCATCGTGGGTCCTAATCTTACCAAAAGCTTTGACGTTCGCGAGGTGATTGCGCGCATCGTCGACGGAAGCCGCTTTACGGAGTTTAAGAAGCTATATGGCGAGACCTTGGTGTGCGGATTCGCGAAGCTATATGGCCACACAGTAGGAATAGTCGGAAACAATGGAGTCCTTTTCTCGGAGAGCGCACTCAAAGGCGCCCACTTCATTCAGTTGTGCGCACAGCGCAAGATACCGCTTGTTTTCCTGCAAAACATTACGG GTTTCATGGTGGGCCGCGATGCCGAGGCCAATGGTATTGCCAAAAACGGAGCTAAGATGGTAACGGCAGTGGCCTGCGCTAATGTGCCCAAGTTAACGGTGATAATCGGCGGATCCTACGGGGCGGGCAATTACGGCATGTGTGGTCGGGCCTATTCGCCTCGTTTCCTATACATGTGGCCAAATTCGCGCATCTCAGTGATGGGCGGAACTCAGGCAGCCAATGTTATGGCTCAGATCACCGAAGATCAACGCAAGCGAGCTGGCAAGGAGTTCAGCGAGGAAGAAGCCCAGAAGCTGAAGGCTCCCATTGTGGAAATGTTCGAGGCGGAGGGCTCGCCCTTCTACAGTACAGCTCGTCTGTGGGACGACGGCATCATTGATCCGGCCAACACCCGTCAGATCCTGGGCCTTAGCCTGAAAGCAGCCTTGAACAACGTCGGTCAGGAGACCAAGTTTGGAGTCTTCCGCATGTAA